The Shewanella zhangzhouensis genome has a window encoding:
- the typA gene encoding translational GTPase TypA yields MLENLRNIAIIAHVDHGKTTLVDKLLSQSGTLESRGEATERVMDSNDLEKERGITILAKNTAIKWNDYRINIVDTPGHADFGGEVERVLSMVDSVLLLVDAVDGPMPQTRFVTKKAFAQGLKPIVVINKVDRPGARPDWVIDQVFDLFDNLGATDEQLDFPIVYASALNGFATLDPDEPSEDMTPLFQTIVEKVSPPDADAEGAFQMQISQLDYNSYVGVIGVGRIKRGSVKTNQQVTVVGADGKTRNGKIGQVLGYMGLERHEVTSANAGDIVAITGLGELKISDTICAVGNVEALPPLSVDEPTLTMTFQVNTSPFAGKEGKYVTSRNILERLQQELVHNVALRVEETDSPDRFRVSGRGELHLSILIENMRREGYELAVSRPEVIIKEIDGEKCEPYEQLTVDVEEDHQGTVIEKLGTRKADMKDMQLDGKGRVRIDFVIPSRGLIGFQTEFMTATSGTGLLYHTFDHYGPYKGGDIGQRNNGVLISNATGKALTFALFGLQDRGRLMIGHAAEVYEGQVIGIHSRSNDLTVNCLKGKQLTNMRASGTDEAQVLTPHIQMTLEQALEFIDDDELVEVTPQSIRVRKKFLTENDRKRASRQG; encoded by the coding sequence GTGTTAGAAAATTTGCGTAACATCGCCATTATTGCCCACGTTGACCATGGTAAAACCACCCTGGTTGACAAGCTGCTCTCCCAGTCCGGCACCCTGGAAAGCCGTGGCGAAGCCACCGAGCGCGTGATGGACTCCAATGACCTGGAAAAAGAGCGTGGCATCACCATTCTGGCGAAGAACACTGCCATCAAGTGGAATGACTACCGTATTAACATCGTAGACACACCCGGCCACGCCGACTTCGGTGGTGAGGTTGAGCGTGTACTGTCTATGGTGGACTCAGTTCTCCTGCTGGTTGATGCCGTTGACGGCCCAATGCCACAGACCCGTTTCGTAACCAAGAAGGCATTCGCCCAGGGCCTCAAGCCTATCGTGGTTATCAACAAAGTTGACCGTCCGGGCGCCCGTCCTGATTGGGTAATAGATCAGGTATTTGACCTGTTCGACAACCTGGGTGCCACCGACGAACAGCTGGACTTCCCTATCGTTTACGCCTCGGCCCTGAACGGCTTTGCCACTCTGGATCCCGATGAGCCAAGCGAAGACATGACTCCGCTGTTCCAGACCATCGTTGAAAAAGTATCTCCTCCGGATGCCGACGCCGAAGGCGCCTTCCAGATGCAGATCTCTCAGCTGGACTACAACAGCTACGTGGGCGTTATCGGCGTAGGCCGTATCAAGCGCGGCAGCGTAAAGACCAACCAACAGGTCACTGTGGTAGGTGCTGACGGCAAGACCCGTAACGGTAAAATCGGCCAGGTACTGGGTTACATGGGCCTGGAGCGTCACGAAGTCACCAGCGCCAACGCCGGTGACATCGTTGCTATCACAGGTCTGGGCGAGCTGAAGATTTCTGACACCATCTGTGCCGTAGGCAATGTTGAGGCTCTGCCTCCGCTGTCTGTAGACGAGCCAACCCTGACCATGACCTTCCAGGTAAACACCTCTCCGTTTGCCGGTAAAGAAGGTAAGTACGTGACTTCACGTAACATCCTTGAGCGTCTGCAACAGGAACTGGTTCACAACGTGGCCCTGCGTGTAGAAGAAACCGACAGCCCTGACCGTTTCCGCGTGTCTGGCCGTGGTGAACTGCACCTGTCTATCCTGATCGAAAACATGCGCCGTGAAGGTTACGAGCTGGCGGTATCCCGTCCAGAAGTAATCATCAAGGAAATCGACGGTGAGAAGTGCGAGCCATACGAGCAGCTGACCGTTGACGTGGAAGAAGATCATCAGGGTACTGTGATTGAAAAGCTGGGTACCCGTAAGGCTGACATGAAAGACATGCAGCTGGACGGCAAGGGTCGTGTACGTATCGACTTCGTTATCCCAAGCCGTGGCCTGATTGGCTTCCAGACCGAGTTTATGACTGCGACCTCTGGTACCGGTCTGCTCTACCACACCTTCGACCACTACGGTCCATACAAGGGTGGCGACATCGGTCAGCGCAACAACGGTGTACTGATCTCCAACGCTACCGGTAAGGCACTGACCTTCGCCCTGTTCGGTCTGCAGGACCGTGGTCGTCTGATGATTGGCCACGCCGCTGAAGTTTACGAAGGCCAGGTGATCGGTATCCACAGCCGTTCAAACGACCTGACCGTAAACTGCCTCAAGGGCAAGCAGCTGACCAACATGCGTGCCTCTGGTACCGACGAAGCTCAGGTGCTGACTCCGCACATCCAGATGACCCTGGAGCAGGCGCTGGAGTTTATCGATGATGACGAGCTGGTAGAAGTGACGCCACAGAGCATCCGCGTACGTAAGAAGTTCCTGACTGAGAACGACCGTAAGCGTGCCAGCCGTCAGGGCTAA